GACAGGTTCATCAGCATGCTGTCGTGGCCCGCCACGGGCACGACGGTCAGTTCGGTCACGACGGGCGTCGCGCCCACGGGTTGGGTGTTGGCGTTCATGTGGATGGTCTCCGAGTCCTGTTGACGAGGCCGCCGGGATCGCGCTCCCCATGTCGTGGAAATGCGCCCTGCTGTCTTCTGCTCATACGCTAATATATTAGCTGGCCGATGCGAACGCGCTGTCGCGCTGCCACAACGATCCCACGGCTGCAAGATCCTGTGCGTTATCGGTCGTCGTATGACTTATGACGCAGTATAATGAGCGCGTACCTGCGCGGTCAACAATGCCGCCGTCAGGGTCATCCCCACATTGTTCCTACCCCTGCACGCCCATGTCCAACGTTACGATGACTTCGCCCGCTCCCCTGCGCCGCCGTGGCCGCACGCTTGCCGAAGAAGTGGTCGGCAACCTGACCGACAGCATCCAGCAGGGCCAGATCAAGCCGGGCGACAAGCTGCCCACCGAGTCCGAAATCATGGCCACGCTGGGCGTGAGCCGTACCGTGGTGCGCGAGGCGCTGTCGCGGCTGCAGGCCAGCGGGCTGGTGGAAACGCGCCACGGTATCGGCACCTTCGTGCTGAACCGGCCGCCCGAGACGCAGTCGCCGTTCCGCATCGACCCGTCGGCGATGGTCACCGCCATGGACGTGCTGGCGATGCTCGAATTCCGCGTCAGCCTGGAAGCCGAGGCGGCCAGCCTGGCGGCCACGCGCCGCAGCGACGACCAGCTCCGCGCCAT
This sequence is a window from Cupriavidus pauculus. Protein-coding genes within it:
- a CDS encoding FadR/GntR family transcriptional regulator, with translation MSNVTMTSPAPLRRRGRTLAEEVVGNLTDSIQQGQIKPGDKLPTESEIMATLGVSRTVVREALSRLQASGLVETRHGIGTFVLNRPPETQSPFRIDPSAMVTAMDVLAMLEFRVSLEAEAASLAATRRSDDQLRAMRRALDDMKRNAAEGNDAVASDFEFHLSIARATGNRYFTDIMGHLGTMVIPRSRLQVSQPEREQYLERVSFEHESIFDAIERRDPEAAKAAMRMHLTNSRERLRKASAMAASPA